A genomic window from Planococcus rifietoensis includes:
- a CDS encoding DUF350 domain-containing protein, with amino-acid sequence MFEEGFWTHPLVETAGYFSVVVLCLIVAMVIFEVVTKYKNWEEIKSGNLAVAMATGGKIFGVTNIFRFSIEQHTTLFEMIGWGLFGFVLLIFAYILFEFLTPKFKVDEEIARDNRSVGLISMTISVGLSYVIGASIS; translated from the coding sequence ATGTTCGAAGAAGGATTTTGGACCCATCCGCTCGTCGAGACAGCTGGCTATTTCAGTGTAGTAGTCTTATGCTTGATCGTAGCGATGGTTATTTTTGAAGTCGTAACAAAATACAAGAACTGGGAAGAAATCAAAAGCGGCAATTTGGCCGTGGCGATGGCGACTGGCGGAAAGATTTTTGGCGTCACAAATATTTTCCGCTTTTCGATTGAACAGCACACAACACTGTTTGAGATGATCGGCTGGGGGCTGTTTGGATTCGTGTTGTTGATTTTTGCTTACATCCTTTTTGAGTTTCTGACGCCGAAATTCAAAGTGGACGAAGAAATCGCCCGCGATAACCGTTCGGTCGGCTTGATTTCGATGACCATCTCAGTCGGCTTGTCGTATGTTATCGGAGCCAGTATTTCATAG